One segment of Stenotrophomonas sp. SAU14A_NAIMI4_8 DNA contains the following:
- a CDS encoding aminodeoxychorismate/anthranilate synthase component II produces MLWMIDNYDSFTYNLVQYLQTLGAEVKVVRNDAMSVDEIAAQKPERIVISPGPCTPNEAGVSLELIQRLGPTTPILGVCLGHQSIGQVYGGTVIRAGNIMHGKTSPIRHEGKGVFAGLPDRYQATRYHSLVVDKTSLPDALEVTAWTENEDGSIEEIMGLRHRQFPVEGVQFHPESILTEHGHALLRNFLQRPAA; encoded by the coding sequence ATGTTGTGGATGATCGACAACTACGACAGCTTCACCTACAACCTCGTGCAGTACCTGCAGACGCTGGGCGCCGAAGTGAAGGTGGTGCGCAACGATGCGATGAGCGTGGACGAGATCGCCGCGCAGAAACCCGAGCGCATCGTCATTTCGCCCGGCCCGTGCACGCCCAATGAAGCAGGCGTGTCGCTGGAGCTGATCCAGCGGCTGGGCCCGACCACGCCGATCCTCGGCGTGTGCCTGGGCCACCAGAGCATCGGCCAGGTCTACGGCGGCACGGTCATCCGCGCCGGCAACATCATGCACGGCAAGACCTCGCCCATCCGCCATGAAGGCAAGGGCGTGTTTGCCGGGCTGCCGGACCGCTACCAGGCCACCCGCTACCACTCGCTGGTGGTGGACAAGACCAGCCTGCCCGACGCGCTGGAAGTGACCGCCTGGACCGAGAACGAGGACGGCTCGATCGAAGAGATCATGGGCCTGCGCCATCGCCAGTTCCCGGTGGAAGGCGTGCAGTTCCACCCCGAATCCATCCTCACCGAACACGGCCACGCCCTGCTGCGCAATTTCCTGCAGCGCCCGGCGGCCTGA
- a CDS encoding SIMPL domain-containing protein, with translation MKLLSALLWSSLLATMAPSVWAQANTIPSQPHLLVKGQGTRTVMPDRFGLQLNIEETDMDADAARRRVQDNVARALAQFKQHKAVDGSVRADNLRIGPATRYEDSRQVFIGTRVSRQLRASFASVKQMQDVLAALKANEHVQVSSVAPTYSGEVALRRELKSEAAAQTRESAQGLAKAYGTSLRGLYSISDVAPDFAYGIQAGQWPQLDEDGQNLDRISVTGSHGYAAAPEPGTRESIEAGPITYTENVYAIFLISDGT, from the coding sequence ATGAAGCTGCTGAGCGCATTGCTGTGGTCGTCGCTGCTGGCCACGATGGCCCCGTCCGTGTGGGCGCAGGCCAATACCATTCCCTCGCAGCCGCATCTGCTGGTGAAGGGGCAGGGCACCCGCACGGTGATGCCCGACCGCTTCGGCCTGCAGTTGAACATCGAAGAGACCGACATGGACGCCGATGCGGCGCGCCGCCGCGTGCAGGACAACGTGGCGCGCGCGCTGGCGCAGTTCAAGCAGCACAAGGCGGTGGACGGCAGCGTGCGCGCGGACAACCTGCGCATCGGCCCCGCCACGCGCTACGAGGACAGCCGACAGGTGTTCATTGGTACCCGCGTGTCGCGCCAGCTGCGTGCCAGCTTTGCCAGCGTGAAGCAGATGCAGGACGTGCTGGCCGCGCTGAAAGCGAATGAGCATGTGCAGGTCAGCAGCGTCGCCCCGACCTACTCCGGTGAGGTCGCACTGCGCCGCGAGCTGAAGTCTGAAGCAGCGGCCCAGACCCGTGAATCGGCGCAGGGCCTGGCCAAGGCCTATGGAACGTCGCTGCGCGGCCTGTACAGCATTTCCGATGTGGCACCGGATTTCGCCTATGGCATCCAGGCCGGGCAGTGGCCCCAGCTGGACGAGGATGGCCAGAACCTGGACCGGATCTCGGTGACCGGCAGTCACGGCTACGCCGCAGCGCCTGAGCCTGGTACGCGCGAATCCATCGAAGCCGGCCCCATCACCTACACCGAAAACGTGTACGCCATTTTCCTGATAAGCGACGGAACCTGA